From Xenopus tropicalis strain Nigerian chromosome 3, UCB_Xtro_10.0, whole genome shotgun sequence, the proteins below share one genomic window:
- the nmur2 gene encoding neuromedin-U receptor 2 produces MDDQQNITFMWPSHLPPDNSMMRYLNSTEEYLAYLCGPKRSRLSLPMTLVYATIFLIGVIGNTLVCLVILKHHNMRTPTNYYLFSLAVSDLLVLLLGMPLEVYEMWSNYPFLFGAWGCYFKTVLFETVCFASILSVTTVSVERYVAIIHPFQAKLKSTRSRALKILVTLWIFSILFSIPNTSTHGILLQYFPNGSLIPDSATCTVVQPLWIYNCIIQVTSLLFYILPMGVISVLYCLMGIKLRGDHSLEADKMSVNVQRPSRKSITKMLFVLVMVFGICWAPFHVDRLFFSFVLDWTEPLANAFNLTHVVSGVFFYLSSAVNPLIYNLLSRRFRSAFQNVLPPFFKSLKPKIPVQSLAPPKSTLILTVRNRMDSGEEGSPSFPHRTSVCSSHLSTVL; encoded by the exons ATGGATGACCAGCAGAACATCACTTTCATGTGGCCAAGTCATCTTCCTCCGGACAACTCCATGATGAGATACCTCAACAGCACAGAGGAGTACTTGGCTTACTTGTGTGGTCCAAAGCGCAGTCGCCTATCTCTACCAATGACTCTAGTCTATGCAACTATATTTCTTATTGGAGTCATCGGAAACACACTCGTATGCTTGGTCATCCTAAAGCATCACAATATGAGGACCCCTACCAACTATTACCTGTTCAGCCTGGCAGTGTCTGACCTCCTGGTTCTGCTCCTTGGGATGCCTCTTGAAGTGTATGAAATGTGGAGCAACTACCCTTTCCTCTTTGGCGCCTGGGGTTGCTATTTTAAAACAGTCCTTTTTGAAACAGTCTGCTTTGCCTCCATCCTAAGTGTCACCACTGTTAGTGTCGAGCGGTATGTGGCCATCATCCACCCATTCCAAGCCAAGCTGAAAAGCACTCGAAGCAGGGCTCTCAAAATCCTGGTCACTCTCTGGATCTTCTCTATTCTTTTCTCCATCCCAAACACAAGCACACACGGTATCCTATTGCAGTACTTTCCCAATGGGAGCCTTATCCCGGATTCAGCCACGTGCACCGTGGTTCAACCTCTGTGGATTTATAACTGCATTATCCAAGTGACCTCGCTGCTGTTCTATATTCTTCCAATGGGGGTTATAAGTGTCCTCTATTGTCTGATGGGAATAAAA CTCAGGGGGGATCATTCCCTGGAAGCAGATAAGATGTCTGTGAATGTCCAGAGACCATCTCGGAAATCCATCACTAAGATGCTGT TTGTCTTGGTGATGGTATTTGGTATCTGCTGGGCTCCATTCCACGTGGACAGACTTTTCTTCAGCTTTGTGCTGGACTGGACTGAGCCTTTAGCCAACGCCTTCAACCTAACCCACGTGGTGTCAG gCGTCTTCTTCTACCTCAGCTCAGCTGTCAATCCCTTGATCTACAATCTCCTATCCAGACGCTTCCGCTCTGCATTCCAGAATGTCCTGCCCCCTTTCTTTAAGAGCTTGAAACCCAAGATTCCTGTCCAGTCATTGGCCCCCCCGAAGAGCACCCTCATCTTGACTGTTCGGAATCGCATGGACTCAGGAGAAGAAGGGAGTCCAAGTTTCCCCCACCGCACCTCTGTCTGCAGTTCCCACCTGTCTACCGTCCTCTGA